The following proteins are encoded in a genomic region of Bernardetia sp. MNP-M8:
- a CDS encoding Fe(3+) ABC transporter substrate-binding protein, with protein MNRIFVSIILFFVSISFFACNDKKKDNTETTSDSTAVVENSKEVNVYSHRHYESDKQLFEEFEKQTGIKVNVVKASADELINKLEMEGQNSPADVLITVDAGRLHRAKSKGLLQPIESEVLFSNIPIHLRDADNEWFGITKRARVIVYDKEKVKPENFATYESLAESKAKGKLLIRSSENVYNQSLLASIIANSDEETAKKWATGVVANMAREPKGGDRDQIKAIAAGEGTLAVTNTYYYAQMLNDTDEDNVKAAQKVAVIFPNQDGRGTHINVSGAAVTKYAPNKENAIKLIEFLTSKEAQEVYVREEMEYPVRTDVEMAQTLKDWGTFKEDTLSLSKLGENQEQAVIIFDEVKWK; from the coding sequence ATGAATCGTATTTTTGTTAGTATTATTTTATTTTTTGTATCTATTTCATTTTTTGCCTGTAATGACAAGAAAAAAGACAATACAGAAACTACTTCTGACTCTACTGCCGTAGTGGAGAACTCAAAAGAAGTAAATGTTTATTCGCATCGTCATTACGAATCTGATAAACAACTTTTTGAAGAATTTGAAAAGCAAACAGGCATAAAAGTAAATGTAGTGAAGGCTTCGGCTGATGAGCTTATCAATAAATTGGAAATGGAAGGACAAAATTCTCCTGCTGATGTTTTGATTACTGTTGATGCTGGGCGTTTACACAGAGCAAAATCAAAAGGACTTTTACAGCCAATTGAATCTGAAGTTTTGTTTTCAAATATTCCTATTCATTTGAGAGATGCAGATAATGAGTGGTTCGGAATTACAAAACGTGCTAGAGTAATTGTTTATGACAAAGAAAAAGTAAAACCTGAAAATTTTGCTACCTATGAGAGTCTTGCTGAGTCAAAAGCAAAAGGAAAATTATTGATTCGTTCTTCAGAAAATGTGTATAATCAATCTCTTCTAGCTTCTATTATTGCAAATTCTGATGAAGAAACTGCAAAAAAATGGGCAACAGGAGTTGTAGCAAATATGGCAAGAGAACCAAAAGGTGGTGATCGTGACCAAATCAAAGCCATTGCAGCAGGCGAAGGAACTTTAGCAGTAACAAATACTTATTACTATGCTCAAATGCTCAATGACACAGATGAAGACAATGTAAAAGCAGCACAAAAAGTAGCTGTTATTTTTCCAAATCAAGATGGAAGAGGAACACACATCAATGTAAGTGGTGCAGCAGTAACCAAGTATGCGCCTAACAAAGAAAATGCAATTAAATTGATTGAGTTTTTGACAAGCAAAGAAGCACAAGAAGTTTATGTAAGAGAGGAAATGGAATATCCTGTTCGTACAGATGTAGAAATGGCTCAAACACTTAAAGATTGGGGAACTTTCAAAGAAGATACTTTAAGCCTTTCAAAATTAGGTGAAAATCAAGAACAAGCTGTTATTATTTTTGATGAAGTAAAATGGAAATAG
- a CDS encoding 1,4-dihydroxy-2-naphthoate polyprenyltransferase, which translates to MNLKSWIEAARLRTLPLALASMLMGCFLAAINGYFDVKIASLIILTALLLQILSNYANDYGDSIHGADHKDRVGPKRTVQAGKITSSQMRNAVILFSVLSFVSGVLLLIVAIDFQKESSWKTLGFFLGLGIFCIAGAILYTAGKKPYGYMGLGDIAVLIFFGWIAGGGTYFLQAQAYFQSSTNFQTISWDIFLPATSCGLFAVGVLNLNNIRDINSDILAGKNSIPVRIGKEKASIYHASVLILAWVCALIFLGLNYQKPLNLLFLITLPLFIRNIVQVFKRNDMELDPLLKQLALSTLFFVVFFGISFLI; encoded by the coding sequence ATGAATTTAAAATCGTGGATAGAAGCAGCAAGACTACGAACTTTACCATTAGCACTAGCCAGTATGTTAATGGGTTGTTTTTTGGCTGCCATAAATGGATACTTTGATGTAAAAATTGCATCTCTAATTATTCTGACAGCTCTTTTATTACAAATCCTGTCAAATTATGCCAATGATTATGGAGATAGCATTCACGGTGCAGACCATAAAGACCGAGTAGGACCAAAAAGAACTGTTCAAGCTGGAAAAATCACTTCTTCACAGATGCGAAATGCAGTTATTTTATTTTCTGTTTTATCGTTTGTGAGTGGTGTTTTGCTCCTTATTGTGGCGATAGATTTTCAAAAGGAAAGTAGCTGGAAAACACTCGGTTTCTTTTTAGGATTAGGAATTTTTTGTATTGCTGGAGCAATTCTTTATACAGCAGGAAAAAAACCGTATGGCTATATGGGTTTGGGAGATATTGCTGTTTTGATATTTTTTGGTTGGATAGCAGGTGGAGGAACGTATTTTTTACAAGCACAAGCCTATTTTCAAAGCTCAACAAACTTTCAAACTATTTCTTGGGATATTTTTCTTCCTGCTACAAGTTGTGGACTTTTCGCTGTTGGTGTTTTGAATTTGAATAATATTAGAGATATAAATTCTGATATTTTGGCTGGAAAAAACTCTATTCCTGTCCGAATTGGTAAAGAAAAAGCAAGTATTTATCACGCTTCTGTTTTGATTTTAGCTTGGGTTTGTGCGCTCATTTTTTTAGGATTAAATTATCAAAAGCCTTTAAATCTTTTGTTTTTGATTACACTTCCTTTATTTATCCGAAATATCGTTCAAGTTTTCAAAAGAAACGATATGGAACTTGACCCACTTTTAAAACAACTTGCACTTTCTACACTATTTTTTGTAGTGTTTTTTGGTATTAGTTTTTTAATATAA
- the lnt gene encoding apolipoprotein N-acyltransferase — protein MSSLLSFQAHLEQYRQKKYYALSLSVLGGVLMALGWYFPFSPLLFVGLIPLIELIEFYFKKNDIQKKEKQKNTDNTIKKRNYFTRLCFFIWVYFVLWNAGVYWWLWNALSAGVIGVFLLNAFLQLLPIIVYIFTRRFSVGFINYLSFVSCWLFFEYVHLNWVLSYPWMNIGNAFGEVPMWVQWYEYTGTFGGTLWVLLANILAYHVFIKSDIKVGAFLVWVLVPIGISYGIYMSYDELENNLKSVEMAVIQPNLDCYSEKFSHNPKTGEPSTNHIPFKNQIQRYIDLAKSVITDSTKYIILPETAFHKNSTEYNYTSQQDLKPIFDFCRKNNLILISGADTYKFYTENDTVPKTARKSNGGDSYYDMYNSAIQFVPFTQDSVSFYHKSKLVIGAETNPIKMVLPNQSASLLFVDIMGTLGTQDYRSVFVSPTTEAKVAPVICWEAVYGEFCTEYTQNGANVIVVPTNEGWWGNTPAPRQLWALSALRAIETRRSVARAANTGISGFIDQTGKDISRSEYGEQTALKYSIKLNDKVTFYTLHGDYLGRLAGFLAILFFISAFVRKLRTPKK, from the coding sequence ATGTCTTCACTTTTATCCTTTCAAGCACATTTAGAACAATATCGTCAGAAAAAATATTATGCGCTATCTCTTTCTGTTTTGGGTGGTGTTTTGATGGCTTTAGGTTGGTATTTTCCTTTTTCGCCTTTGCTTTTTGTAGGACTTATTCCACTTATCGAACTCATAGAATTTTATTTTAAGAAAAATGACATTCAAAAAAAGGAGAAACAAAAAAATACTGATAATACGATAAAAAAGCGCAACTATTTTACTCGGCTTTGTTTCTTTATTTGGGTTTATTTTGTCTTATGGAATGCTGGCGTTTATTGGTGGCTTTGGAATGCGCTGAGTGCAGGAGTGATAGGTGTTTTTTTACTAAATGCTTTTTTACAACTTTTGCCTATCATTGTCTATATTTTTACAAGACGTTTTTCAGTTGGTTTTATCAATTACTTATCATTTGTTTCGTGTTGGTTATTCTTTGAATATGTTCATCTAAATTGGGTTTTGTCGTATCCGTGGATGAATATTGGCAATGCCTTTGGTGAAGTGCCTATGTGGGTGCAATGGTACGAATATACAGGTACTTTTGGAGGAACACTTTGGGTACTTTTGGCTAATATTTTAGCATATCATGTTTTCATAAAATCAGATATAAAAGTAGGAGCTTTTTTGGTTTGGGTATTAGTTCCGATAGGTATTTCTTATGGAATTTATATGAGTTATGATGAATTAGAAAATAATTTGAAATCTGTAGAAATGGCTGTTATTCAACCTAATTTGGATTGTTATTCTGAAAAATTCTCTCATAATCCAAAAACAGGCGAACCTTCTACCAACCATATTCCCTTCAAAAATCAAATTCAAAGATATATTGATTTAGCTAAAAGTGTGATTACAGATTCTACTAAATACATTATTTTACCTGAAACAGCTTTTCATAAAAACTCTACTGAATATAATTATACATCTCAGCAAGATTTAAAACCTATTTTTGATTTTTGTAGAAAAAATAATTTGATTCTCATTTCAGGTGCAGATACATATAAGTTTTATACAGAAAATGATACTGTTCCCAAAACAGCACGAAAATCTAATGGAGGTGATTCGTATTATGATATGTATAATTCAGCTATTCAGTTTGTTCCTTTTACTCAAGATTCTGTTTCATTTTATCATAAATCAAAATTGGTAATTGGTGCAGAAACTAATCCTATCAAAATGGTTTTACCAAATCAAAGTGCCTCTTTGCTTTTTGTAGATATAATGGGAACTTTAGGAACGCAGGATTATAGAAGTGTTTTTGTTTCCCCAACGACAGAGGCAAAAGTAGCTCCTGTGATTTGTTGGGAAGCTGTGTATGGAGAATTTTGTACAGAATACACTCAAAATGGCGCAAATGTAATTGTTGTACCAACTAATGAAGGTTGGTGGGGAAATACGCCTGCACCTCGTCAGCTTTGGGCATTGTCGGCTTTGCGTGCCATCGAAACACGACGTAGTGTAGCACGAGCAGCCAACACAGGAATTTCAGGATTTATAGACCAAACAGGAAAAGACATTTCTAGAAGTGAATATGGAGAACAAACAGCTTTAAAATATTCTATAAAACTCAATGACAAAGTTACTTTTTATACCCTTCACGGAGATTATTTAGGAAGACTTGCTGGTTTTTTGGCAATTTTATTTTTTATATCTGCTTTTGTTAGGAAACTTAGAACCCCAAAGAAATGA
- a CDS encoding T9SS type A sorting domain-containing protein → MNSLYRFKQTYLLSLFGIFLSFSLYAQTGPGGVGTNTGAAPLQLWQRADAITPVPADGTATNFIDASGHARHSTNSNGGGNGVRALYQSNIANTFPIVRFNGLNTTAGSQYDDAYSYAARTVFVVYRASSTTQDNGDLAQVWGDYNPSQTQIALDARAGTNLRGFSFDGAGGTQARYAINGANFTGFAANSNTQQWTYNQFQVLSVEFQNTQAMTNQRISTLASNFTTDHRFGGDLAEVIVYDRVLNPAERIVVQNYLSSKYQGAALTQNDFYSHDATTAQPFFHNVVGVGKEVGTNVHLASKSSFVEINAVNTINPNSYLFMGHDNGAIGSYTAINSPAGYERVARTWRADVTGTIGTVTFRIDASQLPGGTACELAIITDGDNNFASGATITPLTQVGASSIYQATLAIPDNVYFTVAQAIGATITLTATANGNSGEVDLVWTNPALANFQEYRVYGGLSNNPTTLLATIPSQATLSTTLTGLTNCSLYYFRLVPVTLTDVESPCEGTDTARPTNGVAPTAMNLTAATPVTSPSTNGQVTLTFDASGDPTIRQIRVYRYRSGDPVPATPSVTFTSGITPTTTQVIVAGILYANSPFATCYRITQVNQCGEESLISGEQCATITVQPEICNNSLDDDGDGNIDCGDPDCAGIDGCPGCIFQITDPGEFQLFQYKVIPVNGNNIGYQTPIFGDVDNDGEREIVVLGDDGIISVLNPRNDALPDVEYEQTGLRRPDGATSLLTMADVDGDGYIEFFYVRNDANSSVVCYQYNYTLPAFELQWESINNPVGERFSNTDRANINLADFNEDGTPEVYVGGTIFNAVTGEWLGYVGAGNPDGDPRDTGQPIFQISNAADVLPDAACADCAGLELLAGNVVYSVNIATKTIAIQRTSPIPLTGGFKDATMSVADMDNDGDIDAVVSGYGRVYVWDIQDTNPATTLLSNVFDLRAYTGASTINGVQGVGGTSPFSGIATINDFDNDGKNEFGLTKEFGVVMFNDIDTAALNGGNLQPMWTLPTTDESGTTGLSSFDFLGTGFANLVYRDETKVRIFQGASGTVYFDSDVAGFPSCISGTGMEIPTIGDVNDDGQTEIVASCNGRVIIYQSSNIPWLPSRDVWNQVNYNITNIDGDLTVPATITTPNYLTVAPPLNNYMAQRPLSNSTTPFIPAADIVALVDVDDGAIDLGNCPAEVTFTIDIENQGDADVVVQYPITFYSGDPQGSSWSNLSTFAINDGLAVGEQKEYTYSFPLTSDPAQVYVVLNDNGGSTPGAPVVLPNTSVAECEYNNNFLGPYTISSCFDPLPIELIRFGGEDEGDKVQLDWATASEKDNAYFEVQRSFDGQDFVTIDVIQGQKFSTQTREYQTYDYENWTGTAYYRLKQVDIDGTPTLSNTIVFKRDNNLEINIYPNPISSGQDLHIEGLNGEWNAILYDMAGRTIKNWTISFDKQVYTTPFPMIGKGMYILQLEPLNNQEQGKIIEKLVGE, encoded by the coding sequence ATGAATTCATTATACAGGTTCAAACAAACTTATTTACTAAGTCTGTTTGGCATTTTTTTATCTTTTTCACTCTATGCCCAAACAGGTCCTGGAGGAGTTGGAACTAATACAGGAGCAGCACCTTTACAACTGTGGCAACGTGCTGATGCTATTACACCTGTTCCTGCTGATGGTACAGCGACTAATTTTATAGATGCTTCTGGTCATGCAAGACATTCAACAAACTCAAATGGAGGAGGCAATGGAGTACGTGCATTGTACCAATCTAATATAGCCAATACATTTCCTATCGTACGTTTCAATGGATTAAATACAACTGCTGGTTCACAGTATGATGACGCTTATTCATATGCTGCACGTACTGTCTTTGTTGTATATAGGGCTTCTTCTACAACTCAAGATAATGGTGATTTGGCTCAAGTTTGGGGAGACTATAATCCTTCACAAACTCAAATAGCATTAGATGCACGTGCTGGCACTAACTTACGAGGTTTTAGTTTTGATGGGGCTGGTGGCACACAAGCTAGATATGCAATCAATGGAGCAAATTTTACGGGTTTTGCAGCAAATTCAAATACTCAACAATGGACATACAATCAATTTCAAGTTCTATCAGTAGAGTTTCAGAATACTCAAGCCATGACAAATCAACGGATTAGTACATTAGCTAGTAATTTTACCACAGACCATCGTTTTGGAGGAGATTTAGCTGAAGTTATTGTTTATGATAGGGTTTTAAATCCTGCTGAAAGAATTGTAGTTCAAAATTACCTTTCTTCAAAATATCAAGGTGCAGCACTTACTCAAAATGACTTTTATTCTCACGATGCTACTACTGCACAACCCTTTTTTCATAATGTAGTTGGGGTAGGAAAAGAAGTAGGTACAAATGTACACCTTGCTTCTAAATCTTCATTTGTAGAAATCAATGCTGTAAATACTATTAATCCTAATTCTTACCTTTTTATGGGGCATGATAATGGGGCTATTGGTAGTTATACAGCTATAAACTCTCCAGCTGGCTATGAGCGAGTAGCAAGAACGTGGCGTGCAGATGTAACAGGAACAATAGGAACAGTTACTTTTAGAATAGATGCCTCTCAATTACCTGGGGGAACAGCTTGTGAATTAGCTATTATCACAGATGGAGATAATAATTTCGCAAGTGGAGCAACTATTACACCTCTTACTCAAGTAGGTGCTTCTTCTATTTATCAAGCTACTTTAGCTATTCCTGATAATGTCTATTTTACTGTAGCACAAGCAATCGGAGCAACAATAACACTTACAGCTACAGCCAATGGAAACTCTGGAGAAGTAGATTTAGTATGGACAAATCCTGCATTAGCTAATTTCCAAGAATATAGAGTTTATGGAGGACTTTCTAATAATCCTACTACTTTATTAGCTACTATTCCTAGTCAAGCAACTTTATCTACTACACTTACAGGACTGACAAACTGTAGTTTGTATTATTTTAGATTAGTACCTGTTACTCTTACTGATGTAGAATCTCCTTGTGAAGGAACAGATACAGCTCGTCCTACGAATGGAGTTGCACCTACTGCCATGAATCTCACAGCTGCCACTCCTGTAACTTCTCCTTCTACAAACGGACAAGTTACACTTACTTTTGATGCTAGTGGAGACCCGACTATAAGGCAAATTAGAGTGTATAGATACAGAAGTGGAGATCCAGTTCCTGCTACGCCAAGTGTTACATTTACTTCAGGTATCACTCCTACTACTACACAAGTTATTGTTGCAGGTATATTATATGCTAATTCGCCATTTGCTACTTGTTATAGAATTACTCAAGTAAATCAGTGTGGAGAAGAAAGTCTAATTTCTGGAGAACAGTGTGCCACCATTACTGTACAACCTGAAATTTGTAATAATAGCTTGGATGATGATGGAGATGGAAATATAGATTGTGGAGATCCAGACTGTGCAGGAATAGATGGCTGTCCTGGTTGTATCTTTCAGATTACAGACCCTGGGGAATTTCAATTATTCCAGTATAAAGTAATACCTGTAAATGGTAACAATATTGGTTACCAAACACCTATTTTTGGAGATGTAGATAATGATGGAGAAAGAGAAATTGTAGTGTTGGGAGATGACGGAATTATTAGTGTCTTAAATCCTCGTAATGATGCTCTTCCTGATGTAGAATATGAGCAAACAGGACTCAGAAGACCAGATGGAGCAACTAGTTTGCTTACTATGGCTGATGTAGATGGCGATGGTTATATAGAGTTTTTCTATGTCAGAAATGATGCTAACTCTTCAGTAGTTTGTTACCAATACAATTACACCCTACCAGCTTTTGAACTGCAATGGGAAAGTATAAACAACCCTGTAGGAGAACGATTTTCTAATACTGACAGAGCAAATATAAACCTTGCAGACTTTAATGAAGATGGTACACCAGAAGTATATGTAGGAGGTACTATTTTTAATGCAGTTACAGGAGAATGGTTAGGCTATGTAGGAGCAGGAAACCCAGATGGAGATCCAAGAGATACAGGGCAACCTATTTTTCAGATTTCAAATGCTGCTGATGTACTTCCTGATGCTGCTTGTGCAGACTGTGCAGGTTTGGAGTTACTAGCAGGAAATGTAGTTTATTCTGTAAATATTGCGACAAAAACAATCGCAATACAACGTACTTCTCCTATTCCACTTACAGGTGGCTTTAAAGATGCTACCATGTCAGTTGCAGATATGGATAATGATGGAGATATAGACGCTGTAGTATCTGGTTATGGTAGAGTATATGTATGGGATATTCAAGATACAAATCCTGCTACAACTTTACTTTCAAATGTTTTTGATTTGAGAGCCTATACAGGAGCATCTACTATAAATGGAGTGCAAGGAGTGGGAGGCACAAGTCCTTTTTCTGGTATTGCAACTATAAATGACTTTGATAATGACGGAAAAAATGAATTTGGACTAACTAAAGAATTTGGTGTAGTAATGTTCAATGATATAGATACAGCAGCTCTCAATGGTGGAAATTTGCAACCTATGTGGACATTACCAACGACAGATGAATCAGGCACAACAGGACTTTCTTCTTTTGATTTCTTAGGAACAGGATTTGCAAATCTAGTATATAGAGATGAAACTAAAGTACGTATATTCCAAGGAGCTAGTGGTACAGTTTACTTTGATTCCGATGTGGCTGGCTTTCCTTCTTGTATAAGTGGTACAGGAATGGAAATCCCTACTATTGGTGATGTAAATGATGATGGACAAACAGAAATTGTGGCATCTTGTAATGGACGTGTTATAATCTATCAATCTTCTAATATTCCTTGGTTACCTTCTCGGGATGTTTGGAATCAAGTAAATTATAATATTACAAATATTGATGGAGATTTGACTGTTCCTGCTACCATCACAACACCAAATTATTTGACAGTAGCTCCTCCTCTAAATAACTACATGGCGCAGCGTCCACTTAGTAACTCTACAACGCCATTTATTCCTGCTGCTGATATTGTAGCTTTAGTAGATGTAGATGATGGTGCAATTGACTTAGGAAACTGTCCTGCTGAAGTAACTTTTACTATTGATATAGAAAATCAAGGAGATGCAGATGTTGTAGTACAGTATCCAATTACTTTTTATAGTGGTGATCCTCAAGGCTCTTCTTGGAGTAATCTAAGTACTTTTGCAATCAATGATGGTTTGGCAGTGGGAGAACAGAAAGAGTATACTTATTCTTTTCCTTTAACTAGCGACCCTGCACAAGTATATGTCGTTCTGAATGACAATGGAGGTAGTACCCCAGGTGCGCCAGTAGTATTACCAAATACTTCTGTTGCTGAATGTGAGTACAACAATAACTTCTTAGGACCATATACTATTTCTAGTTGCTTTGATCCTCTACCTATTGAACTTATTCGTTTTGGTGGAGAAGATGAAGGAGATAAAGTACAATTAGATTGGGCAACAGCATCAGAAAAAGATAATGCCTATTTTGAAGTTCAGCGTAGTTTTGATGGACAAGATTTTGTAACTATTGATGTTATTCAAGGACAAAAATTTTCTACTCAAACAAGAGAATATCAAACCTATGACTATGAAAACTGGACTGGAACAGCTTATTACAGACTCAAACAAGTAGATATAGATGGAACTCCAACACTAAGTAATACGATTGTCTTCAAAAGAGATAATAATTTAGAAATCAATATTTATCCAAATCCAATATCTTCTGGACAAGATTTACATATTGAAGGACTAAATGGAGAATGGAATGCCATTTTGTATGATATGGCAGGAAGAACTATTAAAAATTGGACTATCAGTTTTGATAAACAGGTCTATACTACACCATTTCCAATGATAGGAAAGGGAATGTATATTCTTCAATTAGAACCTTTAAATAATCAAGAACAAGGCAAAATAATTGAAAAACTAGTAGGAGAATAA